Proteins from a single region of Dictyostelium discoideum AX4 chromosome 5 chromosome, whole genome shotgun sequence:
- the rrpA gene encoding RNA-directed RNA polymerase produces the protein MEVDSKSKEIEQYDQWLYCSNCLNGVLEYKHLGFYIDMEGVYLEVLRDSSSIFNNNHFYDHNYRDGADIIDQLPNIDRYHLVSKSLQQQYSTTVNDNSYYMFDSRKHDLLVQKPYLMCSYKECYNIIGFYHMNPFKKVFSFRLDHAKTILDFGYEDKPWKFFLNNPIFEKIQVYKNQDIDYYGFNSINKKYNNNNDNNNNFNNNNNNNNNNNKNNNNNNNNNNNNNNNNNNNNNNSLNSLFKNNDNSNKFQPRMETKDVHYKPTKLPQEKPMIPKFKEGVEIIPRDYQIESYYQSTQDNTLLVLPTGMGKTLVSIMTLLEMFSINDQDNSCGDSKRIALFLVDRVPLVTQQAGAIEAITNLKVCKLYGEINDSRTRAFVRSKEYDVLVSTVGSLVNLLEVRHLNILDFYFITFDEVHHATGEHDFNKVVDYIRKTDLNYRPRILGLTASLVSIGNSTIDIVQRSIKDMEERMLSRVFKPTSLLTNSTQSELQPELVSFKTSGQESLIETSICEFLVSNSKELQIFLNYSDVDLDGVRGNPSFLKALERLDKYSKQLESIYIEYTKVLIELYALLSVLSTEGPKQVLTRLDLLMQSTNQENELYNKLLELRYYISGQYEDRESNFEKGSTRYRKLISSLEYAISDASDGELQKDLRILVFVETRFGASNLTSMLKKEPFQEYLHTKRLVGHNGVDGMDSEKQQSIIRKFRDGKCRLIVTTNVLEEGIDVQDCNIVICYDGILSLKSLIQRRGRARSKNESKFIIIYNDDKDLKILDILSSENLLNNSINQILSNRERQAITKNQFLNWKKLNINNEYFTNNQLDGGPLDKDIKCVILSIYHIEIDIETFRELLLFQLPDIINQVDQVSIRMEGDDEYLSSYIIVILNTCIDKEQSIYRLKSLLNINGLKYWMIDRSSFHFEDDNINDLSQSKNKNYSIRSFEYGNMSSPTKYHGIGQLDDSFELFYGKREMFFTKKTRFQRYRLNLKLTDIESTFLLVNDKYQNIVHILLIVKRPLIFEEEKKTHIVFWNKSKPKKDDFGQAFVYRLTLSTIDNEIKEVIKPLIANGFRMYESSLELNCFIQGGINKNNNCMIIDLNLQYIKRNLEIHYLLQCLQSQSSYGRVLNQDFIVEINNLLAFGKQEEAEFIITSLISKRTKFINYKEFIGDCLKNFLPDPYYAKKKDLSTKSGEFTMIRDVFITPSRTIFIQPTLQRSCRAVRKFGSSNFIVVKIVNESLEPLQGVNNKHPLHENRIKPILEGGILVGGEIYSYAGNSNSQLREYSSWFVSNQIGTHTVKIWSGIEHVDNVRKFFRCIGLMFSTTIPTVTLPQNRIYRIQDITRNTHEFTEGCGEIGPELAKHLNENYNFRPSTCAYQVRIGGNKGVLVVNNQAPDPSGIYIRPSMVKFNPIDCGDEHRTLEICSVSTTSRCKLNRQVISLLSTLGTQDNVFFALQDHYLNQVAQIVNDTNASKQAIVEFFPDITEGELYQDPYIRRILISLYKLKMERIQQKCHIEIKDSRMLLGVCDPTNSLPPNTVFVQLEEEDEDDDDDGRKYEKVIEGLVMVIKNPCTHPGDVRYLKAVDNIRLRHLRNVLVFSTKGDVPNFKEISGSDLDGDRYFFCYDKSLIGNRSESETAYLVVETVSNNDKKANVFNDPFALSSMYSTNAERQELGKLYHSHLAISDQYGANHKYSIQISKECFKEIDYPKTGIHGTIPKEVNIRLQTVGYPHYMQRENSTRVYYQSKKIMGKMYDQIDQLVYIGDFLPNISLDKSNLVDGYEIYLNSAKILYSQYKLQVHSLLRHYSAESEESIMIGFLDQGFISDKVSKDIKGEMKNDYIKIQQTFENEFLKEFGEQHKENCLLIHRVNIEKKVSAWYHVAYSDLKDDRALGFYWIARSFKQMTLDQESQKKKNILVNSILDHMNKKKDTLFPLYESRLLIVKELTSFLNTLNDTVFKESTLEIIGSTATMLFDENSNLNLYLKLENQNDHMNLAEKNEILNQLKDEIKTSSFISAEACSIIKIQGDIPLFKFKIDKIQCLIGLETSKWYETLVQQQYITKNPSILSILFSIIDWSINSLFVDSETGEIINNSKVYSSLNLQKVIVENSMIPSIFNNKNHNNNNNNNNNNNNNNNNNNNNNNNNNNNNNNNNNNKHSVKNLTKSNLFSLLIDFCIINKYIDKCNPNELTNTTSNLTIGNWVKLIEIASRYFSVDNNNNNNNKGHKRKKNKNLDEYNTNNLGDTILSFFRFYSDSFGRSIYGNEPFIIKLFSKDANDIENQILNPSTESHKTALLFYQESFRHAFHSLSTFVSVEEFLSNCLKTTKKIMPIKKNQINLLQERSVNEEIVKNVQLCGCSIKIDTNVKNPYILIDGKPQQIRLAQNAIRDLLSIKTENYNLAITKRNNKRKNFTLGDFAKNKIK, from the exons ATGGAGGTCGATTCCAAATCAAAAGAGATTGAACAATATGATCAATGGTTATATTGttcaaattgtttaaatggAGTGTTGGAATATAAACATTTGGGTTTTTATATTGATATGGAGGGTGTTTATCTCGAGGTTCTAAGAGATAGTTCaagtatttttaataataatcatttctATGATCACAACTATAGAGATGGTGCTGATATTATAGATCAATTACCAAATATTGATAGATATCATTtagtttcaaaatcattacaacaacaatattcaACAACAGTCAATGATAATAGTTATTATATGTTTGATTCAAGAAAACATGATTTATTAGTCCAAAAACCATATTTAATGTGTAGCTATAAAGAATGttataatataattggtTTCTATCATATGAATCCATTTAAAAAGGTATTTTCATTTCGTCTTGATCAtgcaaaaacaattttagaCTTTGGATATGAAGATAAACCATggaaattctttttaaataatcctATTTTCGAAAAAATTCAagtttataaaaatcaagatattgattattatggttttaattcaataaataaaaaatataataataataatgataataataataattttaataataataataataataataataataataataaaaataataataataataataataataataataataataataataataataataataataacaataatagtttaaatagtttatttaaaaataatgataatagtaataaatttCAACCAAGAATGGAAACAAAAGATGTTCATTATAAACCAACAAAGTTACCACAAGAAAAACCAATGATaccaaaatttaaagaagGTGTAGAAATTATACCAAGAGATTATCAAATTGAAAGTTATTATCAATCTACTCAAGATAATACATTATTGGTATTACCAACTGGTATGGGTAAGACATTGGTATCAATAATGACATTGTTAGAGATGTTTAGTATAAATGATCAAGATAATTCATGTGGTGATTCAAAGAGGATAGCTTTGTTTTTGGTTGATAGAGTACCATTGGTTACACAACAAGCCGGTGCAATTGAAgcaattacaaatttaaaagtatGTAAATTATAtggtgaaattaatgatagtAGAACAAGAGCATTTGTTAGATCAAAAGAATATGATGTATTGGTGTCCACAGTCGGTAGTTTAGTGAATCTTTTAGAGGTACGTCATTTGAATATACTCGATTTCTATTTCATCACTTTTGATGAAGTTCATCATGCAACTGGTGAACATGATTTCAATAAGGTGGTTGATTACATTCGTAAAACCGATTTAAACTATAGACCAAGAATCTTGGGTTTAACGGCTTCACTTGTAAGTATTGGTAATTCAACGATTGATATAGTTCAAAGATCAATCAAAGATATGGAGGAAAGAATGCTTTCAAGAGTTTTCAAACCAACATCATTACTTACAAATTCCACTCAATCAGAATTACAACCTGAATTGGTTTCGTTCAAAACCTCTGGTCAAGAATCATTAATAGAAACTTCGATTTGTGAATTTTTGGTATCAAATAGTAAAGAATTacaaatctttttaaattatagtGATGTTGATTTGGATGGTGTTAGAGGTAAtccatcttttttaaaagcaTTGGAAAGATTAGATAAATATTCCAAACAATTAGAATCAATCTATATAGAGTATACAAAAGTATTGATAGAACTATATGCATTGTTATCAGTATTGTCAACAGAAGGACCAAAACAAGTTTTAACTAGATTGGATCTTTTAATGCAATCTACCAATCAAGAGAATGAACTCTACAATAAATTATTGGAATTAAGATATTACATTAGTGGTCAATATGAAGATAGGGAatcaaattttgaaaaaggtTCAACTCGTTATAGAAAGTTAATCAGTTCTTTAGAATATGCAATTAGCGATGCATCCGATGGTGAATTACAAAAGGATTTAagaattttagtttttgttgAAACTAGATTCGGTGCATCAAATTTAACTTCAATGTTAAAGAAAGAACCATTCCAAGAGTATTTACACACCAAGAGATTGGTTGGTCATAATGGTGTCGACGGTATGGATTCAGAGAAACAACAAAGTATAATTAGAAAATTTAGAGATGGTAAATGTAGGTTAATAGTTACAACAAATGTATTGGAAGAGGGTATTGATGTTCAAGATTGTAATATAGTAATTTGTTATGATGGTATATTAagtttaaaatcattaattcaaCGTAGAGGTAGAGCTAGATCAAAAAATGAATCaaaattcattataatttataatgatgataaagatttaaaaatattagatATATTA agtagtgaaaatttattaaataattcaattaatcaaattttatcaaatagaGAGAGACAAGCTATtacaaaaaatcaatttttaaattggaagaaattaaatattaataatgaatattttacaaataatcaaCTTGATGGTGGTCCATTAGATAAAGATATAAAATGTGtgattttatcaatttatcatattgaaattgatattgaaaCTTTTAGAGAGCTTTTATTATTCCAACTTCCAGATATTATCAATCAAGTTGACCAAGTTTCAATTAGAATGGAAGGTGATGATGAATATTTATCAAGTTATATAATCgttattttaaatacatGTATAGATAAAGAGCAATCAATTTATAgattaaaatctttattaaatataaatggtCTTAAATATTGGATGATTGATAGATCTTCGTTTCattttgaagatgataatattaatgatttaagtcaatctaaaaataaaaattattcaattagAAGTTTTGAATATGGTAATATGTCAAGTCCAACAAAATATCATGGTATTGGTCAATTGGATGATTCATTCGAATTGTTTTATGGCAAAAGAGAAATgtttttcacaaaaaaaactAGATTTCAAAGATAtagattaaatttaaaattaaccgATATTGAAAGTACATTTTTACTtgtaaatgataaatatcaaaatatTGTTCATATCCTATTGATTGTAAAAAGACCATTAATTTTCGAGGAAGAGAAAAAAACACATATAGTTTTTTGGaataaatcaaaaccaaagaAAGATGATTTTGGTCAAGCATTTGTATATAGATTAACATTATCAACAAtagataatgaaattaaagaagtGATTAAACCATTGATAGCCAATGGATTCAGAATGTATGAATCATCTTTAGAgttaaattgttttattcAAGGTGGtattaacaaaaataacaattgtATGATTAtcgatttaaatttacaatataTTAAAAGGAATTTggaaattcattatttattacaatGTTTACAAAGTCAAAGTTCATATGGTAGAGTTTTAAATCAAGATTTTAtagttgaaattaataatctatTGGCATTTGGTAAACAAGAGGAAGCAGAGTTCATTATAACATCATTGATTTCAAAGAGAactaaattcattaattataaaGAATTCATAGGTGAttgtttgaaaaattttttaccCGATCCTTATTATGCAAAGAAAAAGGATCTCTCAACAAAGAGTGGTGAATTTACAATGATTCGTGATGTTTTTATAACACCAAGTAGAACTATTTTCATTCAACCAACACTACAAAGATCATGTAGAGCTGTTCGTAAATTTGGTTCATCCAATTTCATTGTggttaaaattgtaaatgaaTCATTGGAACCACTTCAAggtgtaaataataaacatccACTTCATGAGAATAGAATTAAACCAATACTTGAGGGTGGTATATTGGTTGGTGGTGAAATCTATTCGTATGctggtaatagtaatagtcaGTTAAGAGAATATTCATCTTGGTTCGTTTCTAATCAAATTGGTACACATACGGTTAAAATTTGGAGTGGTATAGAGCATGTTGATAATGTTAGAAAGTTTTTCAGATGTATTGGTTTAATGTTTTCAACAACGATTCCAACAGTTACATTACCACAGAATCGTATCTATAGAATCCAAGATATCACCAGAAATACCCATGAATTCACCGAGGGATGTGGTGAAATTGGTCCAGAACTTGCTaaacatttaaatgaaaattataatttcagaCCATCAACATGTGCATATCAAGTTAGAATAGGTGGAAATAAAGGTGTGTTGGTGGTAAACAATCAAGCACCCGATCCATCTGGTATTTATATTAGACCAAGTATGGTGAAATTCAATCCAATCGATTGTGGTGATGAACATAGAACATTAGAGATTTGCAGTGTTTCGACAACTTCAAGATGTAAATTAAATAGACAAGTCATCAGTTTACTCTCAACATTGGGTACACAAGATAATGTTTTCTTTGCATTACAAGATCATTATCTAAATCAAGTGGCTCAAATCGTAAATGATACCAATGCTTCCAAACAAGCAATCGTTGAATTCTTTCCAGATATTACAGAGGGTGAACTTTATCAAGATCCTTACATTCGTAGAATTTTAATTAgtctttataaattaaaaatggagAGAATTCAACAAAAATGTCATATAGAGATTAAAGATAGTAGAATGTTGTTGGGTGTTTGTGATCCAACAAATTCATTACCACCAAATACTGTATTTGTTCAATTGGAAGaggaagatgaagatgatgatgatgatggtcgTAAATATGAAAAAGTAATCGAAGgattggtaatggtaattaAAAATCCTTGTACTCATCCTGGTGATGTAAGATATCTAAAGGCTGTTGATAATATAAGATTAAGACATTTAAGAAATGTATTGGTTTTCTCAACAAAAGGTGACGTACCAAActttaaagaaatttcaGGTTCAGATTTAGATGGTGATCGTTATTTCTTTTGTTACGATAAATCATTGATTGGTAATCGTTCAGAATCAGAGACAGCCTATTTAGTTGTCGAGACCGTTTCAAACAATGATAAAAAGGCCAATGTTTTCAATGATCCATTTGCTTTATCCTCAATGTACTCTACAAATGCTGAACGTCAAGAACTTGGTAAATTGTATCATTCACATTTGGCAATCTCTGATCAATACGGTGCAAATCACAAATATTCAATTCAAATCTCTAAAGAatgttttaaagaaattgattaTCCAAAAACTGGTATTCATGGCACTATTCCAAAAGAAGTAAACATTCGGTTACAAACTGTAGGTTATCCACATTATATGCAAAGAGAGAATTCAACCAGAGTCTATTATCAATCGAAAAAAATTATGGGTAAAATGTATGATCAAATTGATCAGTTGGTTTATATTGGTGATTTCTTACCAAATATTAGTCTTGATAAAAGTAATTTGGTTGATGGCTATGAAATCTATTTAAATAGTGCTAAAATCTTATATAGTCAGTATAAACTTCAAGTTCATTCATTGTTAAGACATTATTCAGCAGAATCTGAAGAATCTATAATGATTGGTTTCCTTGATCAAGGTTTCATTAGTGATAAAGTTTCAAAAGATATCAAAGgtgaaatgaaaaatgatTACATTAAAATTCAACAAACTTTTGAAAATGAGTTTTTAAAGGAATTTGGTGAACAACACAAAGAGAATTGTTTATTGATTCATAGAGTAAACATTGAAAAGAAGGTTTCAGCTTGGTACCATGTTGCATATAGTGATTTGAAAGATGATAGAGCATTAGGTTTCTATTGGATTGCTCGTTCGTTCAAACAGATGACATTGGATCAAGAAagtcaaaagaaaaaaaatattttggttAATAGCATCTTGGATCAtatgaacaaaaaaaaagatacttTATTCCCATTATACGAAAGTCGTTTATTGATTGTCAAAGAATTaacatcatttttaaatacgTTAAATGATACAgtatttaaagaatcaacATTGGAAATTATTGGTTCAACCGCTACAATGttatttgatgaaaattcaaatttaaatttatactTAAAACTAGAGAATCAAAATGATCATATGAATTTAGCTGAAAAGAacgaaattttaaatcaattaaaagatgaaattaaaacatcCTCTTTTATATCAGCTGAAGCTTGTTCAATTATCAAGATCCAAGGTGACAttccattatttaaattcaaaatagaTAAAATTCAATGTTTAATTGGGCTTGAAACTAGTAAATGGTATGAAACATTggtacaacaacaatacatTACTAAAAATccttcaattttatcaatattgTTTTCAATCATTGATTGGAGTATTAATTCATTGTTTGTTGATAGTGAAACTggtgaaattataaataattcaaaggTTTATTCATCTTTAAACCTTCAAAAAGTTATAGTTGAGAATTCAATGATACCAAGTatattcaataataaaaatcataacaataacaataataataataataataataataataataataataataataataataataataataataataataataataataataataataataataataaacatagTGTAAAGAATCttacaaaatcaaatttgtTCTCTttgttaattgatttttgtaTTATCAACAAGTATATAGATAAATGTAATCCAAATGAACTTACAAATACTACATCCAATTTAACAATTGGAAATTGGGTGAAATTGATAGAAATAGCTTCAAGATACTTTTCAGtggataataataacaataataacaataaaggtcataaaagaaagaaaaacaaaaatttggATGaatataatacaaataatttaggTGATACAATCTTATCATTTTTTAGATTCTATTCAGATAGTTTTGGACGTTCAATCTATGGAAATGAAccattcattattaaattgttttctAAAGATGCcaatgatattgaaaatcaaatacTCAATCCTTCAACTGAATCACATAAAACtgctttattattttatcaagAATCATTTAGACATGCATTTCATTCTCTTAGTACTTTTGTTAGCGTTGAAGAGTTCTTatcaaattgtttaaaaactacaaaaaaaataatgccaattaaaaaaaatcaaattaatctTTTACAAGAGAGAAGTGTAAATGAAGAAATAGTTAAAAATGTTCAATTATGTGGTTGTagtattaaaattgatacaAATGTTAAAAATCCTTATATTTTAATCGATGGAAAACCACAACAAATAAGATTGGCTCAAAATGCAATTAGAGATCTCTTGTCTATAAAAACTGAAAACTATAATTTGGCCATcacaaaaagaaataataaaagaaagaatTTTACATTGGGTGATTttgctaaaaataaaataaaataa
- a CDS encoding peptidase S28 family protein, which yields MMVVFKLLIILSLISIINCKEQLYQRYRSPFPYYSKKHVDRKQQEQEQHFVSNDPPPPPPPYQELFFLQTLDHFNFQSKGEFAQRYLVSDVYWKKPSPNDKVCQGPILFYTGNEGDITLFYDNSQFVTNVLAQEMNALLIFAEHRYYGESLPFGNDSWTSDNIGYLTSEQALADYAQLIPAVLSEMGAEHCPVLSVGGSYGGMLTAWFRMKYPNIVDGALAASAPILSFLNTGVNPETFNKIATDDFKDTSSEGTCASRIRSALNDIVTISTQSNGLAQLSKTFSVCGAPLTDVNDLINWIESALTYMAMADYPYPANFLEPMPGYPINVSCSALAQQEDDIQGLLEVLHVYYNYTGQAGTCYNMSVFTTGALGDASWNYQACTEMVMPVSSDGVNDFFPPSPFSLSDLTQQCQQQFQTTPDPYWITTYYGGSNFSATNIIFSNGVLDVWRSGGILETRSDSIVALTIEGGAHHLDLRYPNPLDPPSVTQAREIESKLLQLWASEASLLKQRK from the coding sequence atgatggtggtttttaaattattaataattttatcattaatatcaattattaattgtaaagAACAATTATATCAAAGATATAGATCACCATTTCCATATTATAGTAAAAAACATGTAGATAgaaaacaacaagaacaagaacaacactTTGTTTCTAATgatccaccaccaccaccaccaccatatcaagaacttttttttttacaaacattagatcattttaattttcaatcaaAAGGTGAATTTGCACAAAGATATTTAGTATCAGATGTTTATTGGAAAAAACCATCACCAAATGATAAAGTATGTCAAGGACCAATACTTTTCTATACAGGTAATGAAGGTGATATAACATTGTTCTATGATAATTCACAATTTGTAACCAATGTATTAGCACAAGAAATGAatgcattattaatttttgctGAACATCGTTACTATGGTGAATCATTACCATTTGGTAATGACTCATGGACATCTGATAATATTGGATATTTAACAAGTGAGCAAGCATTGGCAGACTATGCACAATTGATACCAGCTGTTTTGTCAGAGATGGGTGCAGAGCATTGTCCAGTACTTTCAGTGGGTGGCTCATATGGTGGTATGCTAACTGCATGGTTTAGAATGAAATATCCAAACATTGTCGATGGTGCATTGGCAGCAAGTGCACCAATTcttagttttttaaatactgGTGTAAATCCAGAGACATTCAATAAGATTGCCACTGATGATTTTAAAGACACAAGCTCTGAAGGCACATGTGCATCTCGTATCAGATCGGCTTTGAATGATATCGTCACCATTTCAACACAATCCAATGGTTTAGCACAATTGAGTAAAACTTTCTCAGTTTGTGGTGCACCATTGACCGatgttaatgatttaatcAATTGGATTGAGTCTGCTTTAACTTATATGGCCATGGCAGACTACCCATATCCAGCAAACTTTTTAGAACCAATGCCAGGTTACCCAATCAATGTATCTTGTAGTGCTTTGGCTCAACAAGAAGACGATATTCAAGGACTCTTGGAGGTGTTACATGTTTACTATAACTACACTGGTCAAGCTGGTACTTGCTATAACATGTCTGTATTTACCACTGGTGCATTGGGTGATGCAAGTTGGAATTATCAAGCATGTACTGAAATGGTTATGCCTGTAAGTTCAGATGGTGTAAATGATTTCTTCCCACCTTCACCATTCTCTTTATCTGATTTAACTCAACAATGccaacaacaatttcaaactACCCCAGATCCATATTGGATTACTACCTATTATGGTGGTAGTAATTTCTCTGCCACTAATATCATCTTTTCAAATGGTGTACTCGATGTTTGGAGATCTGGTGGTATTTTAGAAACTCGTTCAGATTCAATCGTTGCTCTTACCATTGAAGGTGGTGCTCATCATTTAGATCTTAGATATCCAAATCCATTAGATCCACCTTCTGTCACTCAAGCTCgtgaaattgaatcaaaattattacaactTTGGGCAAGTGAAGCctctttattaaaacaaagaaaataa